In Pseudophryne corroboree isolate aPseCor3 chromosome 3, aPseCor3.hap2, whole genome shotgun sequence, a genomic segment contains:
- the LOC135057582 gene encoding pulmonary surfactant-associated protein D-like, which translates to MQALQALCTLISASLVLSGTQICKDPDSNAYSVITCGAPGKDGLPGMDGKEGLKGEKGEQGLPGQSGLPGVDGPSGPEGKQGPSGQIGEKGDSGAPGLPGQSGLPGVDGQSGQEGKQGPSGQKGEKGDSGAPALEALKMQMSVLTEQISTLQSQMRKQKKAFMFFKGGATSGEKYYVSNGEKANYHDAMTACGKVGGQLASPTNAEENQAVLSIAWQYRANPVLGISDIQTKGTFRYPSGEIISYSNWSPKKPNNKKENENCVEMDDKGRWNSKNCKEKHLFICEFSSI; encoded by the exons ATGCAAGCTCTTCAGGCTCTCTGCACCCTAATCAGTGCATCATTGGTGTTATCTGGGACTCAGATATGTAAAGATCCAGATAGCAATGCCTATTCTGTTATAACATGTGGCGCTCCGGGAAAGGATGGTTTACCAGGAATGGATGGTAAAGAAGGACTAAAAGGAGAAAAAGGAGAACAAG gatTGCCAGGGCAATCTGGGCTACCAGGAGTTGACGGGCCATCTGGACCGGAAGGAAAACAGGGTCCCTCAGGCCAGATAGGTGAAAAGGGGGACAGTGGAGCCCCAG gattacCAGGGCAATCTGGGCTACCGGGAGTTGATGGGCAATCTGGACAGGAAGGAAAACAGGGTCCCTCAGGCCAGAAAGGTGAAAAGGGGGACAGTGGAGCCCCAG CACTCGAAGCCCTTAAAATGCAAATGTCGGTGTTGACTGAACAAATAAGTACATTACAATCACAGATGAGAAAGCAGAAGAAAG CTTTTATGTTTTTCAAGGGAGGAGCAACAAGTGGTGAAAAGTACTATGTTTCAAATGGTGAAAAAGCTAATTATCATGATGCAATGACAGCATGTGGCAAAGTAGGAGGTCAGCTGGCTTCACCAACAAATGCAGAGGAAAACCAAGCTGTGCTATCCATAGCCTGGCAGTATAGGGCTAATCCAGTTTTGGGTATATCTGATATACAGACAAAAGGCACTTTTAGATATCCAAGTGGTGAAATAATTTCTTACTCAAACTGGAGTCCTAAGAAAcccaataataaaaaagaaaatgagAATTGTGTAGAAATGGATGACAAGGGAAGATGGAATTCTAAAAATTGTAAAGAAAAGCATCTTTTCATTTGTGAATTTTCATCAATTTGA